CATGTGCTTAGCTTCAAATACATCTTTCACTAAGCCATTAGCTTTACGTAGGCGAAATGCATTGCCATCAATGGTGACAATACCCGCGGCGTCTTGGCCGCGATGTTGGAGCACAGTCAGCGCATCATAAATGGTTTGATTAACTGACGATTTGCCTACTATTCCGACGATACCACACATGGGTAAGGTTCCTCATTAGAAGTGTTTTTTAAAATTATTGCTTGGGTACAAAGCTTGATGTGTTTTCCATATAGTCAAAGAACCACTGAATCACCACACCAAATTCGGGCACAAGTACTGAGTCAGCCCACCAATCTTGTTGGTTGAGCTGAGTAAATGCGTCCATGAAAAATAGGATTGCGCTGACAATAAGCGCGCCGCGAATAGCACCAAAACACAGGCCTAATACGCGGTCGGTTCCTGATAAACCGGTTTTAGAAACAAGCTGACCTAATAAGTAATTAACGAGTGCACCTAGGATTAAGGTCGCCACAAACAAAATGGCAATTGCCACACCGTTTTTGATGTATTCATCACTAATTTGAGTAAGGTGGCCAGCTAGCTGGGGATAAAATTGGCTTGCGATAAAAAAGGCGGCAAACCAGACAACAAGCGACATCGCTTCTTTGGCAAAACCACGGACCAAGCTGATCAAGGTCGACATGCCAATAACAATTAGAATTGCGTAATCAATCCACACCATGGAGATAAGGATCCGGTATCAGGGTTAAGACGGGCGCGATTCTAGCAAAGTAAACCAAGTTTCTCACCTTTAGTTGTACGAATTATTCATGCGAAAATGAGAACAATGATTTTGAGTTCAACTCAAATAAAAACCTGTACAAGCGCGCGGTTAAAGTTACGCCCAATATCGACTGATATTGGGCGACTTGGTTGTTTAGTTTGTTGGGCTAAACGGCACAATTTTGCCTTCTAATCCCGTGAGCTTGCGAATAGGATCGCGCGCCTTTTCAAGCTTGGCTTTATTGGTTTCAGGCCCAACAAATACACGGGTTAACTTGCCATCTACTGGTTTAGCAGGAACCGTATATGCGGTGTAGCCAGACAGCCTAAGCTGCGCAATCAATGCTGACACATTCTTGGCATTATTAAAGCCGCCAAGTTGTAAGGTGTAACCCGCACTCACAGGTTTTATCTCACCAGCAACAGGCTTAATTTGCCCTGCGACAGGTTTAGGTTTTGCAGCAACTTGTTTTTCAGCTTTTGGCTGGGCTTTTTCTTGAGAGCTTGATTGTTGTTTGGACTCTGTACTCGGCTTACTTTTTGACTCATTGCTAGAGCCAGCAGCTTTTGAAGTGTTAGCTTCAGGTGTTGTCGCCGCTATGGGTTGGTCAGCGCTTTGGTCTGCTGACTGCGCATCAAGCTCACCTAAGTCTTGCCCTTGTGGAATGTCGATAACCTGAAAGTCATCATCGCTATAATGCGGCTCGTTAACATTACCTTGATTCATTGGGCGCAGCGGAATTTCAGTAAACTCTTCAACAACTTGGGCTTTTTTGCCATCTAATAAATCAGGTAAGAAAATCACCCCAAGCGCCACCAATACTATGGTGCCGACAAGGCGGTTTTGAAATTGACGATCCACAATAAAATCCTATTAATTCGTTGTCGTTGGCAGCTTAAGGCATTGATTGAAAACAAGCTTGGAACGCGGCAACCGTAAAAAATGAGCCAAATACAATAATAAGTTCATTTGCTTGGCTATCGGATGATGATACCGAAGTCACCATACTTTGCCACGCAAGTTCCATGCTATCAAATTGATTTAGTGAAACTTGTTGTTTCAAATCACATGATTGCAGTGCAGCTGTGAGTTCATTTGCCGTTGCACCGCGAGGGTTGTCTAGGCTCACCATGTCCCAGTGAGATATCACGCCATCAAAACAAGCTAGAACGCTGGCAATGTCTTTGTCTTTTAACATGCCGCAAATAGCGCGAATATTCATGCCTTGCGCTTGATATCTTTGTAATTGCGCAGCTAAATACCTTGCCGCATGAGGATTGTGAGCAACATCTAACAGAATAACTGGCTGCTCACTCACCTGCTCTATTCGCCCTGAAAGCGTTGCTTTCGCAAAACCTTGGGTGATTTGTTCAAATGTAATTTCAGGCCAAAACTCACTAATTAACGCTAGTGCACTGGCAGCATTAGGCAGCGGTAGACTTGGTACAGGCAACTGGTGATACTCGGCGCTTGCCGAGCTAAAACGCCAGCTGTGTCCATCATTGAGCCGGCGTTCATCATAAGGGAGTGTTTCACCAGGGTTAACTTCATTTAACTGGTAGCTAAAATCATGCCCTACTCGGCGTACAAGGCTGCCAATATCTTTAGCAACAGCCATAACTGACTCTGGCAAATCTGGCTCACCAATAATGCTCAAGCAATTAGCGCGCATTACACCGGCTTTTTCACGGCCAACATCTTCTCGGGTGTCACCTAGGTATTCTTGATGGTCAAGGTCAATCGCAGTAATGATGGTCGCATCAGAATCAATCAGGTTAGTGGCATCGAGGCGACCGCCGAGGCCGACTTCAAGTAACACGACATTTGGCTGAGTTTTGCCAAAGACATAAAGTCCAGCCAAGGTTGCAAACTCAAAGTAGGTGATAGTGATATCGCCGCGTGCTTGCTCAATCGCTTGAAACGCCTCAATGATAAGTTCATCACTCACATCTTGCTGATTAACGCGAATACGCTCGTTAAAGTGGTTAATATGTGGCGAGCTATATACGCCAACACTTTTACCCGCTTGACGTAAAATCGACTCAAGCATGGCGCAGGTTGTCCCCTTACCATTAGTGCCTGCCACGGTAATCACTTGTGAATTTGGCAGTTTGTCGATGCCAAGCTTGCTAGCGACTTGCGACACGCGCCCTAACCCCATATCAATTTCTGCTGGGTGTATGGCAAGCAAGTGCTCAAGCCAATCGTTTAAGCTAGCGCTTGTTAAGTCTATAGTTTGCTTAGCTGATGTACTCAAGTGTGCGATCCCGAATATGGTTGTTATTGTTACTAGCGGTTATAGGCTTTTTGGCTCATAAATGATCACAAGCATGACAGGATATTAGTCGAGCATGAATAGCGGACCTAATGCCAGCTTGGGTAAGTCAAACTCTTGCGGATAAGTCACATCAACCAAATACAAACCATTAGGTTTGGCTGTTGCGGCGGCAAGATTACGATCTTTAACCGCAAGCAAGTGTGCTATCCACTCAGGCTTTTGGTTTTTAAGACCTACCTCGAGCAATGACCCAACAATGTTGCGCACCATGTGATGCAAAAAGGCATTCGCCTGAATATCGACCATGATATACATGCCCTGACGGGTGACTTTGACATGATGAACATTACGAAATGGCGTGTTTGACTGACAACCAATCGCGCGGAAACTCGTAAAGTCCTGCTCACCTAGTAAGTATTGAGCAGCTTGGTGCATTAAGCTCTCATCAATATCGCCATGATAATGACTCACCCCTTGGCGCATAATGCCAGGGCGTAAGCTGTGGTTGTAGATGATGTAACGATAGCGTCTAGCCGTTGCACTAAAGCGAGCATGAAAATCATCTGGTACTTCTTTCGCCCAGCGCACCGCAATATCATCGGGCAACTGAGTGTTAATACCGCGAGTCCAACCTTTTATCGGGCGCACTGCTGTGGTGTCGAAATGTACCACCTGACCAGTACCATGAACGCCAGAATCGGTGCGGCCCGCACAAAATATCTCAATAGGCTCGTTAGCTACATAGCTGAGTGCTTTTTCTAATTGTGCTTGAACTGAATCTACGTCTGCCTGGCGTTGCCAGCCAAAATATTTACTGCCGTCATATTCGACGCCTAATGCAATGCGCATTAATGAATTACCTTAAAGCCGAGAATGGGCGCTAGTTTAACACAAAAAAAACGGCGCTTTGTATTGCGCCGTTTATCGTATCTTTAGCTGGGTAACTTTTATTCAATCGTTGAGATTAAGTTAGTCGCTTCATCTTGCTGACGTTGATTGCCATCAATTTGCACTTCTTTAAGCAGCGCAATAGCACTGTCTTTATCTTCAATCTCAATGTAGGCTCTAGCGAGATCTAACTTGGCGTTTACCGAGTTTTCTTCATCATCGACATCGACCATTTCGGCATTGCCAATGAGTGAATCAACCTCACCCACATCCACATCAACGTCTTTGTATTGGTCAACTTGCTCTGTTTCTTCATCCGCATCACTTAATAATTTATCAATATCGATAAAGTCATTTTCGCGCTCAAAACTAGTCAGGTCGTCGTTTGCGATAGCGTCAGATGCTTTAGGTTCATCCAATGCTGCCAACGCTTCATCAACAGTTAGCTTGTCGTCTTGAATAAAGAACTCATCTTCTGAGCTTAATGTGTCTCGCTCGTCATCAGACAATGACTCAGAAAATGCTGCTAGCAAGTCATCGTCTGTGTAATCAAGGCTTTGCTCATCAGCAGGATCTGGCTTTTTATCTAACGGTTTCTCATCTAATGGCGCTTTGTCAGCAGCCTCACTCGTTAATGAGTCCATTTGCGCCTGATTGAACAAATCGGTTTCCCAATCAATGGCATTAGCATCAGCTTTATCGCCAGCTTTTAGGTCATCGAAGAAGCCAGAGTCTTTCTGTACTGGCCTTTCGGCAGCAGCATCTGCAACATCTTCAACTTCATCATTGCCCATATTGGCAAGCAGCGCTTCTAACTCTTGCGCGGCGGCATCATCATTAACAGGTAGATCTGCGCTCGCTTCTGGCTCAGATTCAATTTCTGGCAGGTTTTGAGTTGACTCACCTAAGGTGAGTGACAGTTCATCACTTTTAGTCTCAACAGCATCAGCCTCAACAGCATCAGAATCAGGCTGTTCGCTATCTAACTGGTCAGTGTCAAAGCCAGCTAGCAGATTATCAAGCTCCTGCGCTCGGGCATCATCTTGATCATTCAATGCACTGGTTTGCTCAGCCGCATCGGCTTCGTTTGATAAGCTGCCCAGTAATGAATCTAAATCTTGCTGCGCTTCATCTTGTACTTCGTCAGTTTGAGCTTCTTGCTCGGCAAGTGAAGCCAGCATCTCATCTAGCTCGTCACTAGTATGGTCAAGCTCTTGCTCGTTTTCTGCCGACTGTGGTGCTAACAGGTCATCATTAGATGCAAGTTGGCTTGGCTCTCCACTTACTGCATCGGCCTGGTCAATAGCTGCATCAGCTCCCGTACCAGCAAGATCGGCAAGCATGGCATCAAGCTCTTCGTCGGTGGCTTCTTGATGTTCGCTATCGTCATGCAGCTCTTCATCGAGTCCAAGTTCTGCGGCTAACTCATCTGCATCACTTGCTGAATTTGTGCTCTCAGTAGAGTCAGCATCAAGGTTGGCGAGCAGTGCATCGATATCATCATCGGCAACATTTTCTTGCTCATTCAGCTCTTCAAGCTCAGCGTCTAGCTCTTTGGCAATGGCTTCATCTAACACTGGCGTGTCGCTGGTTTCAGGTGCTACAGGAGCTTCAAGCTCAGCTAATAGCGCATCGACATCTTCAATTTGCTCTTGATCTGCACCAATGCTGTCAAGTTCAGTCTCTAACTCTGCTGCTTGTTCTAGCTCTTGCTCAAGCTCCTCGCCTAGGTCAGCCTCATTGGATTCGAGCAACTCATCAGTGTCAATTTCTTCAGTTGATGGCAACTCTTCTTCAAGGTCTTGTTCAGCTGAAGGCTGTTGCTCGGCTGAAGGCTCCTCTCCCGCAGCAGGCTCTTGATCAGCTAAAGGCTCTTGAACATCATCTTGCAAGCTTGCAAGTAACGAGTCGACGTCATCATCGGCTACAGGTGCTTCATCTTGTTGCACGTCTTGTTGTTCAGCTTCTTGTTCAACCGACTCCAACAATTGATCAATATCATCTACTGGCTCTGGCTCTGGCTCTGGCTCTGGCTCTGGCTCTGGCTCTGGCTCTGGCTCTGGCTCTGCAGGCATATCTAATTCAGCAAGCAAAGCATCAACGTCTTCAACGTTTAAATCTTCTGGCTCTTCAGCTTCAGCGCTTGTTGCTTCAGCACTTGTTTGTTCAGGAGCTTCGTCGGTTTCAGGAACGTCGAGATCAGCTAACAGGCTGTCGATGTCATCTTGCGCTGTTTCGTTGTCAACATTAGCACTGTCATCGCCCTTTACTGGTTCTGCTTCTAACTCTTGTTCGGGTAGGTCAAATTCAGCGAGTAAATCTTCCATGTCTTCTTCAGACTCTGGAGGCAACTCACTTTCTTGAGTATCTTCTAAACCATCGAGCAGATTATCGAGATTGTCGACATCATCTGCTGATGCTTCATCATCTTCTAGTGGGCCTAACTCTTGATCTTGCTCTTCCATGGCTTCCGCCCACAGATCATCAAGCGAGGTGGTATCATCTTCGTCTACTTGCTCTACCTCGGATTGCTCTTCTAAAACAATGTCTGCTTCTGCACCAAGGTCAGCCTCGGGCTGCATTTCAACATTGTCTAGATCAAGCAAATCATCGATGCTTTCTTCTTCATCGTCATCAAGGTGAATCGCTAGCTCAGATAAATCATCTTCTTCTGGTGAAACTTCAGCCAAAGTTGTTTCGTCAGCTACTGTGTCGACATGCTCAGTTTCTTGAGCTTGCTCAGCTTGTTCTTGCTGTTTTTTCTTACGGTTAAGCAACCAGAAAACCAGACCAAAGATAAGTACAAGTGGCAGTGCAGCGAGTAAAACAAGCAGCCACATATTGTCCATTAGTTTGCGCCAGGTACTAGGCGGCTCTTGTACTACTTCAGGCTCTTTTGTGGACTCAAGTAACGCATCATGCTCAACGGTTAGCGCTTGATGCTTCTCACGCAGAATTTGTAGCTGCTCTTCTAGAGCGCCAATTGATGACGACATTTCGTCAATGCGGTTCTTTAATGCCAGATTATCGTTTTGCGCCACCATTAATTGGTCTTGCGCTCGCGCTAACTCATCAGTCAGCATCAAGTTCTTGCTGTGCTCAGCATCTAGCTCGCTGTTAACTCTTGCTAGCTCGTCATTCGCAGCAACTTGAGACTCAACAACTGGCGCGGCTTCTGCAGGTTGATTGACGATCTGTAATGGTTTGGCACTCGATCTAGGTTTATTTGGCTGGGACTGGCTAGCTTGAGAGGAGGCATTTTGCTGAGCACTAGGTTGGTTAACATTAGTTTGGTTTACACTAGTCTGGCTTGCCGTCGCTTGGTTTGCTGTGGTTTGAGCTTGTGATGTTTGACGAATTTGCGCAGCGCGTTGATCTTCTAATTCCGCTCGGCGTTTAGCTTGAGCTTTTGGAATTGCCGCCATCACATCGGCTGACGGGATCATCAATACCATGTCTTTTTCGAGGGTATTGTAGTTGTTGCCACTAAATGCGTGCGGGTTAGCGTCAAACAGGGCTGACATAACCTGATAAACACTGATATTTGGATTAGGACGAACTTTTTGCGCGATACTCCAGAAGGTATCTGATGAAGTGGTTGGGCCGTATTGACGTACCTCAGCTTGCTTCACTTCACCATTAGGGCCGGTGATTTTGAGTGAATCAGCATGCGTGGGCAAGGCTATAGTGGTTGCCGATAAACCTAAACTCGCAATCGCTAAAAGCTTAGCAACGTTTGAAGTACGAAAAGTCATCCAATTCTTCCCTAAGTAACGCCTGTCTTAACTTAGCGTTTTCATTTTTATAATTAGTTATCGTTAATGTGCCTAAAACATTAACTTTACGACTATAAACCAGATTACAATGGCTCGCTAGCAATGACAAAAGCTAAAATCAAAAAAGCCTGCAGTCTGCAGGCTTTTTAAACTAAATCGCACTAAAATCACATTACTAACAACGAGATATAAGGCATCGAGTTCGGTTTAGTAATAGTCTCTAATTAAGATTTCAGCGATTTGGACACTGTTTAAAGCTGCACCCTTACGAATGTTATCGGCCGTTACCCATAAATTTATACCGTGTGGGTGCGAAATATCTTTGCGCACGCGACCCACATACACAGGATCTTGCCCTGCAGCATCAGTCACAACGGTTGGGTATTCTTCATCAGACTCAAACAACACAACACCTTCAGCCTGACTCAGTACCGCTTTTACATCATCAGCTTCTGCCGGTTGATGCATCTCAATGTGTACTGCTTCTGAGTGGCCATAAAATGCAGGAACGCGCACTGCTGTTGGGTTTACCATGATGCTGTCGTCAGCAAAGATTTTTTGCGTTTCCCACACCATTTTCATTTCTTCTTTGGTGTAGCCGTTATCCATAAACTTATCGATTTGTGGCAACACGTTAAAAGCAATTTGCTTAGGATAAACAGATGGCTCAGCAGGCAAACCTTGCAGCAGCTTGGTGGTTTGCGTCGCCAGCTCTTCAATCGCTTGTTGACCAGAACCAGAAACCGATTGATAGGTTGATACGTTAATACGTGCGATACCAAAAGCATCGTAAATTGGCTTTAACGCAACCAACATTTGAATGGTTGAGCAGTTAGGATTGGCGATAATATTGCGGTTACGGAAATCAGCAATCGCTTCTGGGTTCACTTCTGGCACCACTAATGGCACGTCAATGTCGTAACGGAAGTGTGAGGTGTTATCAATCACCACACAGCCCGCCTCGCCGGCAATTGGCGCCCATTTAGCCGATACATCGCCACCAGCTGAGAAGAAGCCTATTTGCGCCTGTGTCCAGTCAAAGGTCTCTACGTCAAGAATTTCAACTTCGGTACCCTTAAAGTTAACGGTTTTACCGGCACTGCGGCTACTTGCTAACGGATAAAGGTTGGCAATTGGAAAATCACGCTCTTCCAATATTTCGATCATGGTTTGGCCCACAGCGCCTGTTGCCCCTAGGACAACAACATTAAATTCTTGCGACATTTTCGACTTCGACTCCTTACAGCAAACTAGTAAACCAATCTAACCCAGAATAGCGCGCCTTAGCTAGCGTTAATCGGCTAAAAACACCATTTGGAAAGTGATTTTTTCTCAAGCGCTTAAAAATAGCACTTATGTCACCTTAAACCCGAGTTGTTCAGCAGCCAGCATAGGCTCATTAGATAATTGTGCTTGAACAAAGTTAAGCGTCAATGCACTAAATTCACGGCGATGCTTATGCTGCTTACGCATTTGATCGAAACCATTTAGCTGCGCAAACCGTTGACGGAATTTGACGTCATCATCGCGCACATCATAAGCCATGCGCGCAAGCCCCAGAAGTTTTGCTTGGTTAGCACCATCAAGCAAATCAGCGTTGACTGATAAACTAAATTCACTGATATGAAATGGTGGCAATAAATCACTAACGGTTTTTGTCACCTTGGTATTGGTTAACTGGCACAGCTTTTCATACAACATAAAGGTGCCCTTTGCCTTACCTTCCAGGCTATAACCAGCAATGTGCGGCGTGGCAATATCCACCAAAGGCACCAGCTCAGTGATAGGGTTTGGCTCACCTTGCCAGACATCAAGTACTAATTTTAAATCGCTTCGTTGCTGCCCAACCTTAATCAATGCGTTATTATCAATTACCTCACCGCGGCAGCAATTGAGCAGCCAGGTGTTAGGCTTTAATGCTGCCAGCCTTGCTTCATCAAATAAAAACCAGGTTTTATGCTCACCATCTTTCGTTATTGGCACATGCAGGCTTATCACATCAGCTTCAGCCAGCACCTGCTCCAATGAGTAAAACGCGCGCTCATCACCCTCTTGTTGTTTAATTGGGTCGCACAACATGACCTTGACGCCATAAGCTTCAAGGCACTTTGCTGTAGCGCTACCTGTGTTACCTGCACCAACAATACCAACCACTTTATCTTTTAAGCTTTCACCACATCTTGTCGCTAGCTCTAACATAGCGATAAAAGCATATTCGCCTACGGCGGTGGCATTACAGCCTGGCGCATTCGAAAACGGGATATTTCTTGAGTCTAAATAATCAATATCGACATGGTCAGTACCGATAGTGGCACTGCCAACAAACTTGAGCTGCTGGTTTTGCTCAAGCAGCGCAGCATTGACCTTAGTGATGGAGCGAACCAGCAGTACATCAGCATCTTGTGCTTGCTCTGGGGTTAAATGGCGACCGTCAACAAATTCGATGTCACCGAACTCGTTAAATAGTTCAACAACATAGGGCATGTTCTCATCAGCAATGATTTTCATAGGGCGAGGTTTGGGTTTAGTGATTAGATTGACATTATTGGCATATTCTACCGACAACAGCGGGGAAATTCAGTAGTGATAGACCTGTAGATTTCAGGTAATAAAAAAACCGAGTGTCCACAACGAACACTCGGTTTAAAATATCGATTAGTCAATAAGGCTATTTGAGCTTTATTTGTGTTTACGCGTTACTTGTATTTGCGCATTACTAGGGTAGCGTTAGTGCCACCAAAGCCAAAGCTGTTACTCATAACGGTATTTAGCTCAGCTTCACGCATTTCAGTTACAACTGGAATACCTTCAGCTTTCTCATCAAGGGTGTCAACGTTAATGCTTGGTGCAATAAAGCTGTTTTCTAGCATAAGTAAGCTGTAAATCGCTTCATGTACGCCAGCAGCACCTAGCGCGTGACCAGTCATAGACTTAGTTGAACCTACTGCTGGAACCTTGTCTTTAAACACTTCAGTTAATGCTTCTAGCTCACGTACGTCGCCTACAGGCGTTGAAGTACCATGGGTATTGATATAGTCAATTGGCGTATCAACACCTTCAAGTGCCATTTGCATACAACGTACAGCACCTTCACCTGATGGTGCGACCATGTCGTAACCGTCTGATGATGCACCGTAACCTACGATTTCAGCGTAGATTTTCGCGCCACGAGCTAGTGCGTGTTCTAGTTCTTCAACCACTAGAATACCGCCACCACCAGAGATAACGAAACCGTCACGGTCAGCATCATAAGTACGAGAGGCTTTTTCTGGCGTGTCATTGTATTTGGTTGATAGTGCGCCCATCGCATCGAAGCCCATGGTTAGGGTCCAATCTAGCTCTTCTGCGCCACCAGCAAACACCATGTCTTGCTTACCCATTTGAATAAGCTCAACTGCATGACCAATACAATGCGCAGACGTTGCACATGCAGAACTAATTGAGTAGTTCATACCTTTGATTTTAAATGGTGTCGCCAAACATGCGCTTGTGGTTGAAGCCATGATGCGAGGGACAATGTATGGACCTACGCGCTTAACACCGCGTGAGCGTAATGTGTCAGCCGCTTGAACCTGATTAGATGATGATGCACCGCCTGAGCCAACAATCAAACCTACACGGTGGTGTGAGTATTGCTCTTCAGTCAGGTTGGCATCTTCAATCGCTTGTTGCATTGCGATGTGAGCGTATGCTGCTGCATCACCCATAAAGCGCAGTGCTTTGCGGTCAATGTGCTCAGCTGGATCAATCTTAATATCACCCCAAACGTGGCTGCGCAGTTTCATTTCTTCAAACTGTTCAGAACGGGTAATACCACTTTTACCGGCCTTGAGTGACTCAATCACTTCATTTTTGTTATTGCCGATGCTTGAAACCACACCTAAACCGGTGATCACGACTCTTTTCATTTTTATCTATCCATTTGGTACGTATTGGTACTTAATTGCGGCAATCATATCTGCTTTAATGCAATTAAGTGGTCAGCTTTCCATAAACACGGGTAAAATAATGCCAACTAATGTGCAGTGAGTAAAATATTTTGCCCCAAGTTCCACCTATTTCAAGTGTTTATCATTCTGTGCAGCAGTGCATCTCGCGCCTGCTGGTAAGCGATTGCTCAACTCAAGTTAATCTGGCTGTTATCACTCATTTCCCTGGCGATGCTTTAGCACTGCTACTCAAGCTGTTACCTACAGCAATGGGTAAACAGTCACACAACAACCAGCCGCTTAGTAATCAACAGCATAACAAGCGCGTGCATATCAGCATATATAGCCTCACCAGCGATAACTTGCAGCTAAGCGAGAGCTTACAGCAGTTAGATGTAACCAATATTAATGGCTGCCAACGAATTGAAACCAGCGATTACAAATTAACCATTGATGTACATCAACAGCTTGAACCTCAACCCGAATTGACTAACTACCTCAAACTTCAAGCTAACACTGAGCAAGCCTTTGATTTGGTGATTGCCTGTGCTGATACGTTATTTAATGACAATTGGGATCACTATTTCAACCCAGCAAATTTTTGGCAATTGGGGCGGTTAAGCCGCGATGAAGCTCAAGTAGCCCTGCTTGGAAAAAATGAGCTAGGAAATAATGAGCTAGAAAAGAATGAGCTAGGAAAGAATGAGCTAGGAAAGAGTGGGCTAGGAAAGAGTGGGCTAGGAAAGAGTGGGCTAGGAAAGGAAAAATTCGGTACAAATGAATTAAGTAACAGTGACATCACGACTCAAATAGCGCACCTTGCTAGCATTTGTCGCTCGACAGGTTTCCAGTTAGTCAACACCTTAACCGATGACACACAAACAACTTCAGCATCGAGGCTCAATCGACAGTTCGAACTCGAGCAGCGACAAGTACTGCGTAGCCAGCAAAGCAATCAGTTTGCCTATAACCCCTTGCCCAAAGCGATTACCTATAGCGCAAACACAAGCAGAGCAATCGCAATTATAGGTGGCGGGCTCGCCAGTGCCTTTCTAGCGCTATCTCTGGCCAAAAGAGGCATTAGCTCCACCATCTATTGTAAAGACGAGGCTATTGCACAAGGCGCATCTGGCAACAAGCAAGGCGCAATCTACCCCCTGCTCACCCCAGATAATGGTCCACTAAGCCAGTTTTTTCAGCAGGCATACCTGTATAGCTGTCAGCAAATCAAACACCTTGTGAGTAATGGGCATAATATTAGCCACGAGTTTTGCGGCGTTATCCATACAGGC
This DNA window, taken from Shewanella maritima, encodes the following:
- a CDS encoding CvpA family protein; this translates as MVWIDYAILIVIGMSTLISLVRGFAKEAMSLVVWFAAFFIASQFYPQLAGHLTQISDEYIKNGVAIAILFVATLILGALVNYLLGQLVSKTGLSGTDRVLGLCFGAIRGALIVSAILFFMDAFTQLNQQDWWADSVLVPEFGVVIQWFFDYMENTSSFVPKQ
- the dedD gene encoding cell division protein DedD, which gives rise to MDRQFQNRLVGTIVLVALGVIFLPDLLDGKKAQVVEEFTEIPLRPMNQGNVNEPHYSDDDFQVIDIPQGQDLGELDAQSADQSADQPIAATTPEANTSKAAGSSNESKSKPSTESKQQSSSQEKAQPKAEKQVAAKPKPVAGQIKPVAGEIKPVSAGYTLQLGGFNNAKNVSALIAQLRLSGYTAYTVPAKPVDGKLTRVFVGPETNKAKLEKARDPIRKLTGLEGKIVPFSPTN
- the folC gene encoding bifunctional tetrahydrofolate synthase/dihydrofolate synthase — its product is MSTSAKQTIDLTSASLNDWLEHLLAIHPAEIDMGLGRVSQVASKLGIDKLPNSQVITVAGTNGKGTTCAMLESILRQAGKSVGVYSSPHINHFNERIRVNQQDVSDELIIEAFQAIEQARGDITITYFEFATLAGLYVFGKTQPNVVLLEVGLGGRLDATNLIDSDATIITAIDLDHQEYLGDTREDVGREKAGVMRANCLSIIGEPDLPESVMAVAKDIGSLVRRVGHDFSYQLNEVNPGETLPYDERRLNDGHSWRFSSASAEYHQLPVPSLPLPNAASALALISEFWPEITFEQITQGFAKATLSGRIEQVSEQPVILLDVAHNPHAARYLAAQLQRYQAQGMNIRAICGMLKDKDIASVLACFDGVISHWDMVSLDNPRGATANELTAALQSCDLKQQVSLNQFDSMELAWQSMVTSVSSSDSQANELIIVFGSFFTVAAFQACFQSMP
- the truA gene encoding tRNA pseudouridine(38-40) synthase TruA, whose product is MRIALGVEYDGSKYFGWQRQADVDSVQAQLEKALSYVANEPIEIFCAGRTDSGVHGTGQVVHFDTTAVRPIKGWTRGINTQLPDDIAVRWAKEVPDDFHARFSATARRYRYIIYNHSLRPGIMRQGVSHYHGDIDESLMHQAAQYLLGEQDFTSFRAIGCQSNTPFRNVHHVKVTRQGMYIMVDIQANAFLHHMVRNIVGSLLEVGLKNQKPEWIAHLLAVKDRNLAAATAKPNGLYLVDVTYPQEFDLPKLALGPLFMLD
- a CDS encoding FimV/HubP family polar landmark protein; translated protein: MTFRTSNVAKLLAIASLGLSATTIALPTHADSLKITGPNGEVKQAEVRQYGPTTSSDTFWSIAQKVRPNPNISVYQVMSALFDANPHAFSGNNYNTLEKDMVLMIPSADVMAAIPKAQAKRRAELEDQRAAQIRQTSQAQTTANQATASQTSVNQTNVNQPSAQQNASSQASQSQPNKPRSSAKPLQIVNQPAEAAPVVESQVAANDELARVNSELDAEHSKNLMLTDELARAQDQLMVAQNDNLALKNRIDEMSSSIGALEEQLQILREKHQALTVEHDALLESTKEPEVVQEPPSTWRKLMDNMWLLVLLAALPLVLIFGLVFWLLNRKKKQQEQAEQAQETEHVDTVADETTLAEVSPEEDDLSELAIHLDDDEEESIDDLLDLDNVEMQPEADLGAEADIVLEEQSEVEQVDEDDTTSLDDLWAEAMEEQDQELGPLEDDEASADDVDNLDNLLDGLEDTQESELPPESEEDMEDLLAEFDLPEQELEAEPVKGDDSANVDNETAQDDIDSLLADLDVPETDEAPEQTSAEATSAEAEEPEDLNVEDVDALLAELDMPAEPEPEPEPEPEPEPEPEPEPVDDIDQLLESVEQEAEQQDVQQDEAPVADDDVDSLLASLQDDVQEPLADQEPAAGEEPSAEQQPSAEQDLEEELPSTEEIDTDELLESNEADLGEELEQELEQAAELETELDSIGADQEQIEDVDALLAELEAPVAPETSDTPVLDEAIAKELDAELEELNEQENVADDDIDALLANLDADSTESTNSASDADELAAELGLDEELHDDSEHQEATDEELDAMLADLAGTGADAAIDQADAVSGEPSQLASNDDLLAPQSAENEQELDHTSDELDEMLASLAEQEAQTDEVQDEAQQDLDSLLGSLSNEADAAEQTSALNDQDDARAQELDNLLAGFDTDQLDSEQPDSDAVEADAVETKSDELSLTLGESTQNLPEIESEPEASADLPVNDDAAAQELEALLANMGNDEVEDVADAAAERPVQKDSGFFDDLKAGDKADANAIDWETDLFNQAQMDSLTSEAADKAPLDEKPLDKKPDPADEQSLDYTDDDLLAAFSESLSDDERDTLSSEDEFFIQDDKLTVDEALAALDEPKASDAIANDDLTSFERENDFIDIDKLLSDADEETEQVDQYKDVDVDVGEVDSLIGNAEMVDVDDEENSVNAKLDLARAYIEIEDKDSAIALLKEVQIDGNQRQQDEATNLISTIE
- a CDS encoding aspartate-semialdehyde dehydrogenase → MSQEFNVVVLGATGAVGQTMIEILEERDFPIANLYPLASSRSAGKTVNFKGTEVEILDVETFDWTQAQIGFFSAGGDVSAKWAPIAGEAGCVVIDNTSHFRYDIDVPLVVPEVNPEAIADFRNRNIIANPNCSTIQMLVALKPIYDAFGIARINVSTYQSVSGSGQQAIEELATQTTKLLQGLPAEPSVYPKQIAFNVLPQIDKFMDNGYTKEEMKMVWETQKIFADDSIMVNPTAVRVPAFYGHSEAVHIEMHQPAEADDVKAVLSQAEGVVLFESDEEYPTVVTDAAGQDPVYVGRVRKDISHPHGINLWVTADNIRKGAALNSVQIAEILIRDYY